In a single window of the Candidatus Aegiribacteria sp. genome:
- a CDS encoding nuclear transport factor 2 family protein, protein MTAKEVVLAFWKSMGSNDFYKGSEWLSEGFECYWPQSSELIIGRKNFAEINTNYPANGPWRFCVNSIVCEGNQVVTDVSITDGEVIARAITFHTVENGLITRQTEFWPDNYDAPEWRQQWVKNVKQVL, encoded by the coding sequence ATGACAGCAAAAGAAGTTGTGCTTGCCTTCTGGAAGTCAATGGGAAGTAATGATTTTTACAAAGGCAGCGAGTGGTTATCTGAAGGTTTTGAGTGCTACTGGCCTCAATCGTCGGAATTGATCATCGGCAGAAAGAACTTCGCTGAGATAAATACAAATTATCCTGCAAACGGCCCCTGGAGGTTTTGCGTCAATTCAATTGTCTGCGAAGGCAATCAGGTGGTTACCGATGTAAGTATCACCGATGGCGAAGTTATCGCCAGAGCGATAACATTCCATACGGTTGAGAACGGGTTAATCACCAGACAAACGGAATTCTGGCCGGATAACTACGATGCTCCGGAGTGGCGGCAACAGTGGGTTAAAAATGTGAAACAAGTATTGTAA